From one Brachypodium distachyon strain Bd21 chromosome 4, Brachypodium_distachyon_v3.0, whole genome shotgun sequence genomic stretch:
- the LOC100841069 gene encoding auxin-responsive protein SAUR50 yields the protein MGDEGAKAAAATTIVRLRELLHKWALGASDDGGEKLKAHHAAEEEEEAPASIPPFVLRRLRRTATVDSDDESCHSPEAAPDVPRGYCPVYVGMEQRRFVIPTSYLGHPVFRLLLEKAEEEFGFRQEGALAIPCETEAFKYILQCVERHDKGLAAADVDDENLAALQEKASSI from the exons ATGGGCGACGAAGgcgcgaaggcggcggcggcgacgacgatcGTGCGGCTGCGAGAGCTGCTGCACAAGTGGGCCCTGGGCGCCAgtgacgacggcggcgagaagCTTAAGGCCCACcacgccgccgaggaggaggaggaggcgccggcgtCGATCCCGCCGTTCGtgctgcggcggctgcggcggacGGCGACGGTGGACTCGGACGACGAGAGCTGCCACAgcccggaggcggcgccggacgTGCCCAGGGGCTACTGCCCGGTGTACGTGGGCATGGAGCAGCGGCGGTTCGTGATCCCGACCAGCTACCTGGGCCACCCCGTGTTCCGCCTCCTCCTGGAGaaggccgaggaggagttcGGGTTCCGGCAAGAGGGCGCGCTCGCCATCCCCTGCGAGACCGAGGCCTTCAAGTACATCCTCCAGTGCGTCGAGCGACACGACAagggcctcgccgccgccgacgtcgatg ACGAAAACCTGGCCGCACTGCAAGAGAAAGCGTCATCGATTTAA
- the LOC112268867 gene encoding uncharacterized protein LOC112268867, with product MPMTHSRAKLFQLSNMSRQPSRPPFVVTLLLLVAHLRTSVVAVADEATLQRPPVRAVVAAEAPAAVCCRRTAARAVVEHCTIDIVRSFFGVRGGNRCCRALETVGEECYRATFSGSPFAALYPTVVGNLCGLAAAPT from the coding sequence ATGCCAATGACACATTCACGAGCAAAATTGTTCCAGCTTTCCAACATGTCCCGGCAGCCATCCCGTCCACCATTCGTCGTCACGCTCCTGCTACTGGTGGCACACCTCCGTACCTCTGTCGTAGCAGTAGCCGACGAGGCGACCTTGCAGCGTCCGCCGGTCCGGGCCGTCGTCGCGGCCGAGGCGCCCGCCGCAGTCTGCTGCCGCCGGaccgcggcgcgggcggtggTGGAGCACTGCACGATCGACATCGTCAGGTCCTTCTtcggcgtccgcggcggcaATCGCTGCTGCCGCGCGCTGGAGACGGTCGGCGAAGAGTGCTACCGCGCCACGTTCTCCGGCTCCCCGTTCGCCGCTCTCTACCCAACCGTCGTCGGTAACCTCTGCGGCCTCGCCGCGGCTCCAACATAG
- the LOC100826495 gene encoding dormancy-associated protein homolog 3: protein MGLLDQLWDDTVAGPRPESGLGKLRKYASFSPSSTAAAAPPADAPAVTRSITILRPPALSVPSAGSEAGGSAPSSPASVPDSPFGTARTPRGDGWSKLRRKGRMAAADGMDAASPGTPRSPTVYDWVVISSLDR from the exons ATGGGACTCCTTGACCAGCTGTGGGACGACACGGTGGCCGGGCCGCGGCCGGAGTCCGGCCTCGGCAAGCTCCGCAAGTACGCCTCCTTCTCCccgtcctccacggcggcggccgcgccgccggccgacgCGCCGGCGGTGACGCGGAGCATCACCATCCTCCGCCCGCCGGCTCTGTCCGTGCCGTCCGCGGGCAGCGAGGCCGGCGGATCCGCGCCCTCGTCCCCGGCCAGCGTCCCGGACTCCCCCTTCGGCACAG CGAGAACACCTAGGGGAGACGGGTGGAGTAAGCTGCGCCGGAAAGGCaggatggccgccgccgacggcatGGACGCGGCAAGCCCTGGCACCCCAAGGAGCCCGACCGTCTACGACTG GGTGGTGATCAGCTCGCTGGACCGCTGA
- the LOC100841673 gene encoding 2Fe-2S ferredoxin isoform X1 produces the protein MLSRISRIGVHALNRARPGQNSVPSRNQEQAIRSCMNQVGNYFFCSATDAKASDRSKDLQAKISVTFVDKDGDETLVKVPIGMSMLEAAHENDIELEGACEGSLACSTCHVIVTDVDYYNKLEDPEDEENDMLDLAFGLTETSRLGCQVIASPELDGIRLALPAATRNFAVDGHVAKPH, from the exons ATGCTTTCGCGGATCTCCCGTATCGGCGTCCATGCCCTGAACCGGGCGAGGCCAG GTCAAAATTCAGTACCTTCAAGGAACCAGGAACAAGCCATTCGATCTTGTATgaaccaagtg GGGAATTATTTCTTCTGTTCCGCCACAGATGCTAAAGCCAGTGACAGGAGCAAAGATCTGCAGGCTAA GATATCTGTGACATTTGTTGATAAGGACGGCGATGAAACGTTAGTTAAAGTTCCTATTGGAATGTCAATGCTAGAAGCTGCTCATGAGAATGACATAGAACTTGAAG GAGCATGTGAGGGCTCTCTTGCATGTTCTACTTGCCATGTGATTGTAACG GACGTAGATTACTATAACAAATTGGAAGATcctgaagatgaagaaaatGATATGCTGGACCTTGCATTTGGGCTTACAGAAAc ATCGCGCCTTGGTTGCCAAGTAATTGCAAGCCCTGAACTTGATGGCATACGATTAGCACTTCCAGCAGCTACCAGAAATTTTGCTGTGGACGGGCATGTTGCTAAACCACATTGA
- the LOC100841673 gene encoding adrenodoxin-like protein 2, mitochondrial isoform X2 translates to MPLSLFGGMTTRERTVKHSSYTCRAENHGRISVTFVDKDGDETLVKVPIGMSMLEAAHENDIELEGACEGSLACSTCHVIVTDVDYYNKLEDPEDEENDMLDLAFGLTETSRLGCQVIASPELDGIRLALPAATRNFAVDGHVAKPH, encoded by the exons ATGCCGCTTAGTCTGTTTGGAGGCATGACCACCCGTGAACGGACTGTCAAGCACTCAAGCTACACGTGCAGGGCTGAGAATCACGGGAG GATATCTGTGACATTTGTTGATAAGGACGGCGATGAAACGTTAGTTAAAGTTCCTATTGGAATGTCAATGCTAGAAGCTGCTCATGAGAATGACATAGAACTTGAAG GAGCATGTGAGGGCTCTCTTGCATGTTCTACTTGCCATGTGATTGTAACG GACGTAGATTACTATAACAAATTGGAAGATcctgaagatgaagaaaatGATATGCTGGACCTTGCATTTGGGCTTACAGAAAc ATCGCGCCTTGGTTGCCAAGTAATTGCAAGCCCTGAACTTGATGGCATACGATTAGCACTTCCAGCAGCTACCAGAAATTTTGCTGTGGACGGGCATGTTGCTAAACCACATTGA